A region of Hyalangium minutum DNA encodes the following proteins:
- a CDS encoding NAD(P)-dependent alcohol dehydrogenase, which produces MTIKAFAALGKGKPLEPFSFDPKPLAAHEVEVKISHCGVCHSDLHLVKDDWGMSSFPLVPGHEVIGTVHQVGSGVTQLKPGQRVGIGWQSDSCGECEWCSRGEENLCVRAAPTCVGRHGGFAEFIRVNSHFAIPVPDNLSSESAAPLLCGGITVFSPMRAQQLGPQHRVGIIGIGGLGHMALQFARAFGSEVTAFSTSADKEAEAKRMGAHHFVATQNPEAIKKLASSFDFILSTVNADLPWLDYVSALRPYGNLCFVGAPPSNLSVPVFSLISGNKRISASNTGNTAGLREMLQVAARHGVKAQTERFPLDQVNQAISRVARNEVRYRAVLEIGA; this is translated from the coding sequence ATGACCATCAAAGCCTTCGCCGCCCTGGGAAAGGGCAAGCCCCTGGAGCCGTTCTCGTTCGATCCCAAGCCGCTCGCGGCGCACGAGGTGGAGGTGAAGATCTCCCACTGCGGCGTGTGCCACAGCGATCTTCACCTGGTGAAGGATGACTGGGGCATGAGCAGTTTCCCGCTGGTGCCGGGCCACGAAGTCATTGGCACCGTTCATCAGGTGGGCTCGGGCGTGACGCAGCTCAAGCCGGGCCAGCGCGTGGGCATTGGCTGGCAGTCGGACTCGTGTGGCGAGTGTGAGTGGTGCTCGCGCGGCGAGGAGAACCTCTGCGTCCGGGCCGCTCCCACGTGCGTGGGCCGCCACGGCGGCTTCGCCGAGTTCATCCGCGTCAACAGCCACTTCGCCATCCCCGTGCCGGACAACCTCTCCTCGGAGAGCGCCGCGCCGCTGCTGTGTGGTGGCATCACCGTGTTCTCGCCCATGCGCGCCCAGCAGCTCGGGCCGCAGCACCGGGTGGGCATCATCGGCATTGGCGGCCTGGGCCACATGGCGCTGCAGTTCGCCCGGGCCTTTGGTTCCGAGGTGACGGCCTTCTCCACCTCTGCGGACAAGGAGGCCGAGGCCAAGCGCATGGGCGCTCACCACTTCGTGGCCACCCAAAACCCCGAGGCGATCAAGAAGCTGGCCAGCTCGTTCGACTTCATCCTCTCCACCGTGAACGCGGACCTGCCCTGGCTGGACTACGTGTCCGCCCTGCGCCCCTATGGCAACCTGTGCTTCGTGGGCGCGCCTCCCTCCAACCTGAGCGTCCCCGTCTTCTCCCTCATCTCCGGCAACAAGCGCATCTCCGCCAGCAACACCGGCAACACCGCCGGCCTGCGCGAGATGCTCCAGGTGGCCGCTCGCCACGGCGTGAAGGCGCAGACCGAGCGCTTCCCTCTGGACCAGGTCAACCAAGCCATCAGCCGCGTGGCTCGCAACGAGGTGCGCTACCGCGCCGTCCTCGAAATCGGCGCCTGA